The Ignavibacteriota bacterium DNA segment CTTGTTATCCACACGAAGTGCTGTGGGGTCTTCACCCGTAGATAAAGTCAATGAAGTACCGATTGCTCTCCATCGTCTCAATACCAAATCACACTGTATAACCTGTACCGGATTCCCTAAATCCAAAGCATAAATTCCGCCTGAATTTGACAACGCATGAAAATAGGGGAAGAAACCTCTTGTCCCGATTAGTGAACTCCATGTCGAACCGTTATCCGTCGAGTAATTTCTAACATAGTCAAAGTTGGGACGTCGTGTTGTCAGAAGATATTTACCGTTTGTTTCAAACTCGTCTATTTGACCACTGATGGCTGTCCTGGTCCAAGACATCCCTTCGTTCGTCGAACGATATAATCCATCTTCCGAACTCGCGAGTGTATTGAAAACACCATACGTCGCGAACAACACACCGTTCGCTCCTTCGTTCAGCAATGAAAAATTAGGAGAACCGCTCAAGTCTTTCCAAAAGGGAGTTTGTCCCATCGTCAAACTTACTGCAATCAAATACAACAGTATGAATCTCAATTTTAAATTTACTTTCGATGTCATTAGTCAATAGTCATTTGTCATTTGTAACCCCAAATCCGTAACCTGTAATCCGTAACCGGAAACAGAAAACTGGAAACTCAGAGTCGTCCCTTCTTACTTTCCTTCTTGAACGCCGCTTCCGGAAATTCTTTCTCAAGCAGATTCTCGTAGTAGAAACGAATGTTTTCCATGCGCGAATGGTCAGACTTTGGCGGTCCCCAGCCGTGGCGTTCATTCGGATACACCATAAATTCAAAGTGTTTTCCAAGATTTTGGAGCGTATCTACAAGTTGAAGCGAGTTTTGATAATGAACATTATCGTCTGTCGTTCCATGAACAATTCGCAATACGCCTTTGAGTTTATCCGCATACGTCATCACTGAACCATTCTTATACCCTTCAGGATTTTCTTCCGGCGTATCCATATACCGTTCGGTATAATGCGTATCGTACAGTTTCCATTCAGTCACAGAAAAGTTTGCAATGCCGTGTGTGAAGTAATCCGCACCGGCAGTGAGAGCCATTGCCGTTGCATAACCGCCGTAACTTCCGCCGGTAATGCAAATCTTCGTCGCATCAACATACGATTGCGATTGTAACCATTTCACTGCTTCGATGTAATCGTTCATTTCCCACTTGCCGAGATTACGATGCATTAACGCGACTCCTTCTTTTCCAAAATGACCCGACGCGCGATGGTCAACAGTGAACGTGATTAATCCTTCAGTAGCAAGTGCTTGATTCGTCATCGAAAGTTGCCAGCCATCAGCAACTGAACCAGCGGCTGGTCCGCCATACACACTTATCAGGACAGGATATTTTTTGTTTGGCTCCATGCGAGTCGGCTTCATGATGATTCCCGGAAGTTTGTAACCGTCAGGAGTTGAAATCTCCACAAACTCTCGCTTTGCTAATTCATATTCATCCAGATCTTTTTGATATGCATCGCCGAGTTCACGAATAATTTTTCCAGCGTCATTGCACAAAGCCATCTTTGGTGGCGTTGAAACATTGGAATACGTCGTGATGAAATATTCTCCTTCAGGAGAGATTCGGACAGAATGTGTGAAGTCACCAAACGTCAATCGCTTCAACCCTTTCCCGTTCAACTTCACAGTGTATAAATCCGTTCTTGTTGATGCTTCTTTTTTTGCTGTGAAATATATCAGACCATCTTCCTCATCAAGAAATTCAAGATTCACGACTTGCCACTTTCCTTCCGTGAGTCGGTTCTTTAATTTTCCATCCATCGAATACAAATAGAAATGCGCCCAGCCATCTCGGTCTGATTTGACAATGAAGCCCTTGTTGTTTTTCAGGAAATGAATTTCGTCATACCAATCAACCCACGTACTTTGTTTCTCATCTAAGATTTCCTTCTTCGCACCGGTTGATGGATCAACAGAAATAATTTTTAAATCATCCTGACCGCGATTCATCCATTGTACCCAAAATTCTTTTCCGTCCGGTGTCCAGAACGGTGTTCCGAAATATTGGTCATCTTTTTCATTGAAATCCGCCCACGTAGTTTTTGCTGTTGCAAGGTCAACAATTCCGACTTGTACTTCCGGATTCGGGTCTCCTGCTTTCGGATACCGTGTTTTTTCCAATGTTCCATGATGTCCGTCTGAATTGTAAATCGGGAACATCGGCACGTTCGATTCATCGAAACGATAGAATGCCAGATGCTTGCTATCGGTTGACCACCAGAATGCACGATAGTTTGTACCACGTCCGAAAATTTCTTCCCAATATACCCACGCCGCATAGCCGCTATAGACAACATCACTCCCGTCGTTCGTGTACTGAAATTCTTTTGCAGAATTCAAATCAATCGCGAACAGATTGTTATCACGCGTAAATGCAATCCAATTTCCATCCGGCGAGAACGTCGGATTTTTTTCTTCCGACGAATTGTTCGTCAACCGTTTGAATTCCTTCTTCACAACATCGAGCAAATACAAGTCGTTCTCTTTCGTGTAAATGTGCATCGTCTTTTTCTCGTTTGAGAGAGTTGGACGCGACACAGTAAACGTAGTATCAACTATCCCCTTGAAATCATCCCAATTCACATCGGGCTTTTTCTCTCCCCTCTCTTTTCCACTCTTTGCCTCAATGATGTATGTCTTTGCTTTTTCCTCTCCATCCTTTTTCTTTGATTCGAAATATGTTTTCTCATCCTGCCAACCGGAAATGTTCGGAAGTTGCTTCGTCAATTGCATCGGAGGGAACTTGAATCCTATTTCGGGAGTGATTCGCTTTTTGTCCTGTGCGTTGAGGGTAACAACGTACAACGTACAGAGTACAAAGTACAAAGTAATGAATCGTACATAATTCTTGTTGTGTGATTTCATTGTATAGTTCTTTCAGTTATTAAAATAAATCTATTGTTGGGTTGATTTTCGTTTTGATTGCTTTAATGTCGGATACGAATATTTCTTTCGATGACCCTTTTTCTGTTGTTCAATATATTCAGAAATCTTTCTTCGTTCCTCCGATGACAACTCACGATTCACAACATAAAAATCAACCCCTTTCGGTTCTTTAACTATTCCCATTTGTATTCCTTAAAATATCGTTGAACAAGTTCTTTAGAAATTTCATATTTGAATATCATTACATCACCAAATAATATTTCAGCGTTAAGACTTTGCTGATAATGTTGTTTCAGTTTAGTCTTTGAGATAAATGAAACAAAACCGTTATAACCTTTCTCAAATGAAACCTTGCATGCATACGCGAAGAGATTTCCCGCAACTCCATCATAGAGTTTTGATTTACCCCGGTTAAATTTAGCGCTTTCAATCAAGTTAACTAAGATGTGATCCCTCTTATCCTCAATACTTATCATCCCCTGAATGATGTCCGGATTTTTCGTAACGGATAATTTGAAGACTTCTTTCGATGCGTCTTTCAATTCTTTGTGCCAATCAAATTGCCATTCTTTTTTCTTTATAAATTTACCATCTTTTTCTGTTAACCGAAACATTTCGGTGTCGAACTTCTCGCCTGTTACTCTATTCTCTATTGACCTTGTGAGTTTATCAATGACAATTCCGATAGGATGCCTTTTTCTTTTATCGTTGCCTGGCAGCCAATCAATAATAATATCAATCGGATGAACGGTTTTCCCTTTCATCATTTCAATAGAAATATTTCGAAATGCTTTCTTCAACTAACAATATTTTTAAAAATCTCAAGTGAATCAGTATTGCTCAGTCGGAATCGGAACTTCCCACATCAGCCGAGCAACAGGATAAAGATTGATGTGCTTATCCCAATACGGTGAACGCTGATAAAAGAAATTCAATCTATCGTACGAAGATTTTGCAAAAGCCGAATCGTTCTGAAGTTTGTAATCAAATTCAGTTTTTAATTTCGGATTTGCTGCTATCATTTCGCGTGCGACATTTTCCATCACGTAATCTTCAAAATATTCTTTCTGCTCGAAGATTGCATCGAAGAATCCCCACTGCACAAACGCATCTGGCGCTTCCGGTTCAAGGGCGTGAATCAACACACGTGCAGTCCGTTGGTTCATCCACGCGACAATTGTTCCGGCAGGGAATGTACGCTTTTCTTTGAACTTCTCAACAGAAAATGTAACCGGATGCCGTCCTTCGTACGGTCGCTCCTGCCACTTCGCATTCGTGAAGCGATACATCTCAACATCCAAATCGAGTGCGGTTGTCATTCGCTCCAACTTCACACCATGAATCTTCAGGCGACCAATCACTTCCTGCCATTGCGGCGGAATCAAATATGCTTTTGGCGGCTCGATTGTCTTCGTTACATAAATGCTGTCGAGCCGCGGTATATCCGCTTCGTACGGCTCGTTCGAGTACTTAATCCAATCGCCGCCGGAGATATCGCTCTTTTCTACTGTATGTTTTAAACCAAGAAAATGTGTTGACGAGGTTGAACCTTTGCCAACGCCAAACAACAGAGGGTACGGATTTTCAATTGCATTCTTTGTTTGCTCGTCAGCCGCTTTCACTGCTTTCTTCAGTTCACTGAAATCCTCATTCACTTTTTGAATTGTTGCAACGAGCGTTTTATATGTTCCATCAACTCGTGTCTTGTAATCTTTCAGCATGTGCGTTTCAATGAGCAAGCCCGGACGATTTTGAATTGCAGAATAAGCAGTAGAGAATCGCGGCGGCGAGGGCCAATCGAGCAAGCCCTTCATCGGTTCTTTGTTATCAGCGAAGAAAACATACGGCACAATGTTCACACCATCATTCTTTAGTCGCGATGTAATTGTGGGGATGTATGAATCTTTAATCCACGTTCTGACAGGTTCGGCTATCATCTCGCGAGTTTCAATTCCATAAGTGACGACATGTTGGAAATCCGCGCCATCGGTTACATGGCAATCAACAAAAAAATCCGGCAACCACGAGTTGAACAGTTTCAGCCATGCCTGCATTTCGGGCGCGTCTGCTTTCATGTAATCGCGATTGAGATTCAGGTTCTGTGCTGTAACACGCCAACCCATTTCTTCCGGTCCGTTTTGGTTAATGCGATTGTACTTCCCGAATCGTTCATGTCCATCCACATTGAAAAAAGGAATGATGAGCAAGTTCACATGGTCGAGCAGAGATGCTTTTGTTTTCGTTATTGCAATATCACGTAGCAACATCAGACACGCGTCTTTCCCGTCAATCTCCCCCGAGTGAATTCCGTTTTGAATAAGAACCGTCGCCTTCTTCGATCTTGCCGCTTTCTTTGCATCGAAAGTTTTATCACTTGATGCAATCACAAGCAACATCTCTCTCCCCTGAGGACTCTTGCCGAAGTTCGTCACCTTAATCCACGGCGATGCCTTCTCAAGCTCTTTGCAAAATTGCAATGTCTCTTCGTAGCGAGGAGTTTTTTTGAAATCGGATTTCTCGTAGTACGTCAACCATTTTTCGGGAATGGATTGCGCGTAAAGGTTCGAGGACGTTAATAGAAATGTAAGAACGATTAGTATTCTTTTCATAATGATTTCGAATTGTCTATGACTCGTAGAGCGGATTGTCAATTTCGGATTTATACTGTTGATGGTTTTTGAATGTTGATTTATCTACGCTTGTTTTCCCATTCATCACACTTTCTGTCTTCGTCTAATTTTGGTTCGAATGACCAAAGGTATTTATTATCGCTAAACATGTGCGAAGCAATTTTCAAAAAATCTCTGGATTCTCTCTTCGTGAGTAACCATTCTGATTCTTTTGCCCTTGGGTTATCTGTTCCAATATTAAATTCATTGAGAACTTGATTCAATGTATTGATGCATGAATACCTTTTCGATTCTTTATGAATGGCGGTGATGGAGAAAGAGAATAATTCCTTGTAAGGCTGAGACTCGACTTCAAAAGAATATTTGAAGCCGCTGAAGGTTTTAACATATTTTAATCTGTAAATTGATATTCAGGCATCTCGTTATAAAATTTTCCATTGAGTTCTCTGCCATTGGCTTTTTTGTTTCGACCCCCCCACTGTTTGAAGAAGAAAGCAACATTTGCCTTCTCGCATTGCTCCTGAATGTCAAGAACCCAATCTGCGTCCATCGGTCTCGGTCTGAAGCCGCTTTCGCCGCCTGCAATCACCCAATCTATTTTTCGAAGTTTGAGATTTGGTAACGGACCAAGCAACGGTTCTAAAGATAAAAACTTCACTTTGGCTTTTGTTCTTCTTAACAAGTCAATGCGATAAGTATAGTCAACATTTTCGACAGAGACTCCCATCCAAATATTATGTGTCCAGTCAAGTTCTTTGTGAATTTCAAAAAGCCGTTCTGCTCTCTTTGTTAATATTTGAAAAACATGATTGGGATTATCTTTCATAACATCAAAGACTCTTTGAATAAACTCAAGAGGAATTTTTTCATGGAATAAATCGCTCATCGAATTGACAAAAACAATCTTCGATGATTTCCAAGTGTAAGGAATTCTCAATGCCTCAGGATGAATCCTTACTTTGAACCCGTCTTTGTATTTTTCAAGTCCCATTGCTTGAAGTCGTCTTGACATAACTTCAGCATAACAGAACTTACATCCGGGGGAAATCTTGGAACAACCTGTTGTAGGGTTCCAAGTCATTTCTGTCCATTCTATACTTGATTCAGCCATATTACTTATTATATTTTTTGACTATATCGTTCGCAATGTTTACAGCGGTAGCATTGTTCGAAGCCAAAAACAAATGATACATAAGAACATTTCTGTTGTTTCTTAATTCATATGGTTTTTGAATCACGTTCAAACATCTCCTTCATTTCTTCACGATGCGTTTTTGATGAAATCGTATTCGCATTTTTTTCGTGTCCTTACATAATCCAGATGTAAGCATGGCATGAAAAATATTTTATATTCTTCCTGTACCACCACAAGTTGGACAAGGTTTACCTGACGGTCCCAACATGTAAGATTCCCTAATTAATTCTTTTATAAGTTCTTTGATAATAGCTTCATCTGCTTCTTTATTAAATTGTTCAAAATTCAAACTTGAGGTTTTTTTCTCGTTTATTTGCCTATAAGAGCGTAACGTTAATGTTGTATCTCGAATTGATTTTTTAACTTCTTCAAAAGTCATTAGAATTTCCTTTTAATGTTGATGTTTTTAAATAGTTGATTGGGTCACTTTATTAATATCCATATTCTGCATGTCCTGATATGCCCTAATAATTTCTGAGGTTAATAAATCACGACATTTCCTGTTTATTCCTGGAACTAATTTAGAAGAAGATTGTAATGTATCATAAATATCTTTATAGGGAATCCAGTAAGTTTGATATAAGATTTCCTTTTCTATAATGTCATGATTCCAAAGCGTCGCAGTTAATGCAAGTGCATTTACAGCTTTCACAACGTCAGGTGTAATAAGATTCGATATTTGAATTTCATTTACTCCACTCCAAGCCATGAAAAGATCAATCACACCTTGTCTTTTAAACATTTTTTTATTTGTGTTGTAAGATTTTCCAGCCATTATAAGTGCTATTGAGCTAAAAATCAAACTAATAATAGCCGCCCCTGCTGAAACAGCTGAAATAAAATCTGCTGTACTCATTTTTCTAAAACCTTTAACAAAATTATTTTACTTGGAATAAAAATCAATCATCCTCTCAATCGCCGCACTGCACACTGGGTCGAAATCAATAAGAGAAAGCGTGAACATGCGGCAATCAATTGCGGGACGATAGAAACCTTCGGAAGCGTAACCGGCGCCTTGAAACGCTCCGACTTTGCCCACGTACTTTGTCTCTTTAAGAATTTTCATTTCTGCATCGTACAATGGTTTTCGTTTTTCATAATAATCAGAGGCAAGGCGATTGAGTTTTCCTCGTTCTCGTCCAAGACTATCGTATTGATGCTTTTCCCATGGAGTAGGAAGTGGTGTTTCGGCTTCCATCATATTTTTCCACTTCATTGTTTTCGGATTCAACAACGCAGTGATGTTCGGTTCCCACGGCTCGACTCCTTTTTGATAAAAATCATTGTAGGCAACTTGCGACGAATAATATTCATCACCAAGTCCGCCGAATGAATGACCGAACTCATGTACATAGACATAATCCATCTGCCACTCCATGCCTTCCTTGTCGGTTTTGGAAAAGCATGTTGCATACAAATTATAAATACCGCCGCCGCCGTAACGGTTGTCGTTGACAAGTATGTGAATAAAATCGTACGGTGCGGCGGAAGCAATATCACGAAGCGCACGATTCTCCATCGTCAGTACGTAGCGAGGCGTTTGGAACACATCGTAACTCGTACCGAGCGGAGTCTTTCTCCACACATTCGAGTCCGGTCGGTCAATTCCCGATTCTTCCGACTCGACTTCAACAATCCACACATTAAAATTATCTTTCCGTTTGCTGAACGGATACGTAGCAAACAATGCGTCAGTAAAGTGTTTGCAATCTTTTCTAAATTTTTCCATTTCGGCTTTCGTATAACCATCACCGAGAATAACAATATCCACTTTCTTTTCCGGCGCGCCGTTCTTCAATAACTGAGTAACTTTGAAATCCGGTGTGTGTTTCTCTTTGCTGATTTCTCTCGAAGTATTCGGGTCAATCGTCGTAGAGAAAATTTCATTAAACAACATCTGCTTATTGCGGTGAGAAATCGTTAATTGAATTGCATTCTTTGGGTATGGCAATCGAACCGTCTCATGAAATGTGCGAGTCATCTTATCGGCTTCATCGGTTGTTTGCCATTCGTTGAAGATAGTCGAGTAGCCGCGTGAATAAATCATCGTCGTTGTAGCGACATCATACACGCGCACCAAAAATTCGCCGTAGTTCATGACATCAAGAAGATTGGTTTTGCTTCCGGGCCATGCACCTTCTTCGTACACTTGGTCAAGACTAACACTCTCGGTTGATTTTGTTCCGGAATGAAAATAATCTACACGCAGTGTTTTATCTACAAAGAATTGGTCGAAATCTACTGACTGTGAAAAAGTAGTTGAGTAGATGAGTAGTTGAGATGTTAGTAGTAGAGTGGTGAGTAGTGAGTAGTTTTTCATTTTGAATTTTTCATTTTTAATTGAGAATAATTCCTTGTTGCCAGAGAACGAACAATACAATTGCCGTAATCACTGTCAGAAGGAAAATAAAAGCTAAAATCTTTGAGAGCATCCACAGCGCTTTCAGGGGAATCCATATTGGAGCGGTGAGGATTTTGAATAATGTTTTCATTGAACGTGCAATTCAGATTTTTTGGGAATCAACCAGACGGCTAAAAGATAGCCAAGACCGAACGGGAAAAATCCGGTTCCGATAAGTAAGATGATAAAGATAATGCGTACAACAACCGGGTCAATGTTGAACACTTCGCCGATGCCGCCACAAACACCGGCAAGTTTTTTATCTGTTTCTGAACGGTAGAGACGTTTCATAGTTCTTGATGCTTGATATTTGAAAATAGATTCTGTTACTGCCCTTTGAAAAACTTAGAAAGTCGAAGCACTTCACCAACTTGTGTCATGCTGTTTTTCCTGAGTAAAGAACTGTATTCGCCTTCCTTGCTTCGTCTACTAACCGCATCATGTTTTGGAGAGCTAATACGCGTTCAGTTGGTGTTTGTTTAAGTATGGATTGATTCAACGTCAAATCAATCCCATATTCTTTCGCACGTTCGATTGCGGAACCTGATTGTGGTTTTTCTGTTTCCATATTGCGCAGTAAATATAAAGAGAAAATCAATCTCAGAGAAACAAAAATTCTCTTTTGCTCACTTTTTCCTTATCTTTCTGCCGCTTGATGAAGATACGGATTGAAGATACAAATTTGATTATGCTTAGAACTACTACCAACCGTCAACTGACAACTTACGAATCACTACTTACCACTCACAACTCACTAACAGAAAATGAATATTCTTGTATTAAACTGCGGCTCATCATCTCTTAAATTCCAGATTATTGAAACTGACCTTGACCTCATCGAAAAGAATGCTGACAAACGGCTTGCAAGCGGATTGCTTGAACGTGTCGTCGGCAACGCGCTCATCACGTTGCAGGTTGAAGGACAACCAAAAGTTCGCGAAACCGCGCCGTTGCGCGACCATCGTTCGGCAATTGATTTTGTGTTGCGATGGATAATTTCTCCGAACTCAAAAATCAACAACATCAAATCACTCGGAGATATTCACGCTGTCGGACATCGTGTTGTGCATGGCGGCGAGAAGTTTACCAAGTCTGTTTTGATTGATGAACAAGTGATTGAACAAATCGAAGACAACATCGAACTCGCTCCTCTTCATAATCCTGCAAACCTGAAAGGAATTTACGGCGCGAGAGAACTTCTTGGTTCAGGCGTTCCGCAAGTCGCTGTGTTTGATACTGCGTTTCACTCGACCATGCCTGAGACTTCGTACTTGTACGCGATTCCATATCAGATGTATCGTCGGCATCGTGTACGTCGTTATGGATTTCATGGAACGTCTCACCGATATGTCGCGTATCGGTATCGCCAATTGGTGAATATCGAACGGGAGAATGTGAATATCATAACTGTTCATCTTGGCAACGGCTGTTCCGCCTGTGCGATTAAGAACGGCGAGTCGCTCGATACTTCAATGGGGCTCACGCCAATGGAAGGACTTGTTATGGGAACCCGTAGCGGTGATGTTGACCCTTCAATTCTCGAATTCATCCATCACAAAGAAGGAATCGGGATGCGTGACATTGACACAATTCTCAACAAACAATCGGGCTTGCTCGGCATTTCCGGTTTGACGAACGATATGCGAGAACTTCTCGCTGAAGAACAGGAAAAGAACGACCGCCGCGCACGTCTCGCTATTGATATTTTCTGTATGCGTGTGAAGAAATATATCGGCGCGTACCTTGCGGAGATGGGTGGAGCGAATGCCATTGTCTTCACCGGCGGAATCGGAGAAAACAGCGCCGCTGTGCGTGAACGAATTTGCAACGGCTTAGAATGGATGGGTCTCTCTCTCGATAAAGAACGAAATGGAGAAAAAGTGAACGGACGAGAAGGAGAAATATCCACGGAAGATTCACGATTGAAAGCATACGTCATTCCCACGAATGAGGAATTACTGATTGCACGGGATACAGTGAGAACGATAAAGGATGTGCCGAGAAGATGGTAGTTATTTGTTGACAGTTAACAGTTGTCGACACATGGTTAAAGATTTCATTTGCATTCATCCATAAAGAAATGTATTTTTTTGATGTGATACGGTACAGACGTGCAATATAATTTCGAATGGGACCCAAAGAAA contains these protein-coding regions:
- a CDS encoding S9 family peptidase → MKSHNKNYVRFITLYFVLCTLYVVTLNAQDKKRITPEIGFKFPPMQLTKQLPNISGWQDEKTYFESKKKDGEEKAKTYIIEAKSGKERGEKKPDVNWDDFKGIVDTTFTVSRPTLSNEKKTMHIYTKENDLYLLDVVKKEFKRLTNNSSEEKNPTFSPDGNWIAFTRDNNLFAIDLNSAKEFQYTNDGSDVVYSGYAAWVYWEEIFGRGTNYRAFWWSTDSKHLAFYRFDESNVPMFPIYNSDGHHGTLEKTRYPKAGDPNPEVQVGIVDLATAKTTWADFNEKDDQYFGTPFWTPDGKEFWVQWMNRGQDDLKIISVDPSTGAKKEILDEKQSTWVDWYDEIHFLKNNKGFIVKSDRDGWAHFYLYSMDGKLKNRLTEGKWQVVNLEFLDEEDGLIYFTAKKEASTRTDLYTVKLNGKGLKRLTFGDFTHSVRISPEGEYFITTYSNVSTPPKMALCNDAGKIIRELGDAYQKDLDEYELAKREFVEISTPDGYKLPGIIMKPTRMEPNKKYPVLISVYGGPAAGSVADGWQLSMTNQALATEGLITFTVDHRASGHFGKEGVALMHRNLGKWEMNDYIEAVKWLQSQSYVDATKICITGGSYGGYATAMALTAGADYFTHGIANFSVTEWKLYDTHYTERYMDTPEENPEGYKNGSVMTYADKLKGVLRIVHGTTDDNVHYQNSLQLVDTLQNLGKHFEFMVYPNERHGWGPPKSDHSRMENIRFYYENLLEKEFPEAAFKKESKKGRL
- a CDS encoding peptidase M14, with amino-acid sequence MKRILIVLTFLLTSSNLYAQSIPEKWLTYYEKSDFKKTPRYEETLQFCKELEKASPWIKVTNFGKSPQGREMLLVIASSDKTFDAKKAARSKKATVLIQNGIHSGEIDGKDACLMLLRDIAITKTKASLLDHVNLLIIPFFNVDGHERFGKYNRINQNGPEEMGWRVTAQNLNLNRDYMKADAPEMQAWLKLFNSWLPDFFVDCHVTDGADFQHVVTYGIETREMIAEPVRTWIKDSYIPTITSRLKNDGVNIVPYVFFADNKEPMKGLLDWPSPPRFSTAYSAIQNRPGLLIETHMLKDYKTRVDGTYKTLVATIQKVNEDFSELKKAVKAADEQTKNAIENPYPLLFGVGKGSTSSTHFLGLKHTVEKSDISGGDWIKYSNEPYEADIPRLDSIYVTKTIEPPKAYLIPPQWQEVIGRLKIHGVKLERMTTALDLDVEMYRFTNAKWQERPYEGRHPVTFSVEKFKEKRTFPAGTIVAWMNQRTARVLIHALEPEAPDAFVQWGFFDAIFEQKEYFEDYVMENVAREMIAANPKLKTEFDYKLQNDSAFAKSSYDRLNFFYQRSPYWDKHINLYPVARLMWEVPIPTEQY
- a CDS encoding phage Gp37/Gp68 family protein translates to MAESSIEWTEMTWNPTTGCSKISPGCKFCYAEVMSRRLQAMGLEKYKDGFKVRIHPEALRIPYTWKSSKIVFVNSMSDLFHEKIPLEFIQRVFDVMKDNPNHVFQILTKRAERLFEIHKELDWTHNIWMGVSVENVDYTYRIDLLRRTKAKVKFLSLEPLLGPLPNLKLRKIDWVIAGGESGFRPRPMDADWVLDIQEQCEKANVAFFFKQWGGRNKKANGRELNGKFYNEMPEYQFTD
- a CDS encoding peptidase M64, which translates into the protein MKNYSLLTTLLLTSQLLIYSTTFSQSVDFDQFFVDKTLRVDYFHSGTKSTESVSLDQVYEEGAWPGSKTNLLDVMNYGEFLVRVYDVATTTMIYSRGYSTIFNEWQTTDEADKMTRTFHETVRLPYPKNAIQLTISHRNKQMLFNEIFSTTIDPNTSREISKEKHTPDFKVTQLLKNGAPEKKVDIVILGDGYTKAEMEKFRKDCKHFTDALFATYPFSKRKDNFNVWIVEVESEESGIDRPDSNVWRKTPLGTSYDVFQTPRYVLTMENRALRDIASAAPYDFIHILVNDNRYGGGGIYNLYATCFSKTDKEGMEWQMDYVYVHEFGHSFGGLGDEYYSSQVAYNDFYQKGVEPWEPNITALLNPKTMKWKNMMEAETPLPTPWEKHQYDSLGRERGKLNRLASDYYEKRKPLYDAEMKILKETKYVGKVGAFQGAGYASEGFYRPAIDCRMFTLSLIDFDPVCSAAIERMIDFYSK
- a CDS encoding PspC domain-containing protein; amino-acid sequence: MKRLYRSETDKKLAGVCGGIGEVFNIDPVVVRIIFIILLIGTGFFPFGLGYLLAVWLIPKKSELHVQ
- a CDS encoding acetate kinase; amino-acid sequence: MNILVLNCGSSSLKFQIIETDLDLIEKNADKRLASGLLERVVGNALITLQVEGQPKVRETAPLRDHRSAIDFVLRWIISPNSKINNIKSLGDIHAVGHRVVHGGEKFTKSVLIDEQVIEQIEDNIELAPLHNPANLKGIYGARELLGSGVPQVAVFDTAFHSTMPETSYLYAIPYQMYRRHRVRRYGFHGTSHRYVAYRYRQLVNIERENVNIITVHLGNGCSACAIKNGESLDTSMGLTPMEGLVMGTRSGDVDPSILEFIHHKEGIGMRDIDTILNKQSGLLGISGLTNDMRELLAEEQEKNDRRARLAIDIFCMRVKKYIGAYLAEMGGANAIVFTGGIGENSAAVRERICNGLEWMGLSLDKERNGEKVNGREGEISTEDSRLKAYVIPTNEELLIARDTVRTIKDVPRRW